Proteins found in one Anabas testudineus chromosome 1, fAnaTes1.2, whole genome shotgun sequence genomic segment:
- the r3hcc1l gene encoding coiled-coil domain-containing protein R3HCC1L, which translates to MELEQPKVNCALSQPTSIPPSQSKRPSQTLYVPKQRLHAAKDKVDTQAEVKPRARPRYTDKARKNAKNKKDKAGAAESTAAVGGGDVRVTQSGDSKPDVKEERLQDEEVVVNGQPELTDVQADITSRLEATSLQEEKEEGESWDALFNDDGDCLDPHLLEELAVKEGRKKESMQEPRFDYYNMDRDEDEDVELREDELSHIVEIYDFPTEFKTEDLLKSFQCYQQRGFDIKWIDDSHALGLFSSPIAAREALRSKHPMMKLRPLSKSSSATKVKARSCSDYLLPAKERPQTSAALARRLVIGALGVKSNLTKDQREAERRKLQEAKEQKRLAAKQRDDAWEGK; encoded by the exons ATGGAGTTGGAACAGCCAAAGGTAAACTGTGCTCTATCCCAACCAACATCCATACCTCCCTCTCAGTCAAAGAGGCCAAGTCAGACTCTGTATGTTCCTAAACAACGACTCCATGCCGCCAAAGACAAGGTTGACACTCAGGCAGAAGTTAAACCACGAGCCAGACCTCGCTACACAGACAAGGCACGGAAGAATGCCAAGAACAAGAAAGACAAGGCCGGAGCAGCGGAGTCGACAGCAGCTGTTGGAGGAGGAGATGTTCGAGTTACACAGAGCGGTGACAGCAAGCCTGATGTGAAGGAAGAGCGGCTACAGGATGAAGAAGTGGTGGTGAATGGGCAGCCAGAGTTGACCGATGTGCAGGCAGATATCACCTCACGGCTGGAAGCAACATCCCTtcaggaagaaaaagaggaaggtgAAAGTTGGGACGCTTTGTTTAATGATGATGGAGATTGTCTGGATCCGCACTTACTTGAAGAG CTGGCTGTTAAGGAAGGTAGGAAGAAGGAGTCAATGCAGGAACCCAGGTTCGATTACTACAACATGGACCGAGATGAAGACGAAGATGTTGAGCTCAGGGAGGACGAACTGTCTCACATTGTGGAGATCTACGACTTCCCTACTGAGTTTAAGACAGAGGACCTTCTCAAGTCATTCCAGTGCTATCA acaGAGAGGCTTTGACATTAAGTGGATTGATGACTCGCATGCCCTGGGCCTCTTCTCAAGTCCCATAGCAG CCCGTGAAGCTTTAAGATCCAAACATCCAATGATGAAGCTGCGACCGCTCTCTAAATCCTCCTCTGCCACAAAGGTCAAAGCCCGTAGCTGCTCAG ACTACCTCCTGCCTGCTAAAGAGAGACCTCAGACGAGTGCAGCACTGGCGCGCAGGCTTGTGATTGGTGCCCTTGGTGTAAAGAGCAACTTGACTAAGGACCAGCgtgaggcagagaggaggaaactcCAGGAAGCAAAAG AACAAAAGCGCTTGGCCGCCAAACAGAGGGATGATGCTTGGGAGGGGAAGTGA